From Brevibacillus marinus, a single genomic window includes:
- a CDS encoding sugar ABC transporter ATP-binding protein produces MARTTALLQMTGISKSFPGVKALDNVHFHIDEGEVVGLLGENGAGKSTLMKILSGIYTPDAGEIWLGGQKIVLRGPKDSQKAGISMIHQELNLLPHLTVAENIFIQSLPKKGVSLDKKRLFRDTQRLLDELGFDINPKTLVGELTVGAQQMVEIAKALSFQAKVIIMDEPTSAITEQETAKLFEIIRSLKAKGIAIIYISHRMEEIYEICDRVVVLRDGCNAGGGWSKELKPEQIVKMLAGREMTQIYPKRKGQPGQEVVMEVRGYTRKGFFENISFTLYKGEILGFSGLMGSGRTELMESIFGVEPVEAGELWVNGQQANIRSTRDAIAKGLAFVPEDRRQHGMIGNFTVAHNVTLATLKNIAGFLQKINFKRESEIADKYIAQLRIKTPHSDVVIANLSGGNQQKVILAKWLESNPSILILDEPTRGIDIGAKSEIYHMIQELADQGTSIIMISSELPEVLGISDRILVMANGKITGEFKREEATPEKIMLCATKGV; encoded by the coding sequence ATGGCTCGGACCACAGCGTTATTGCAGATGACGGGGATCTCCAAGTCATTTCCCGGCGTAAAGGCCTTGGACAACGTGCACTTTCATATCGATGAAGGCGAGGTTGTCGGCCTTCTCGGGGAAAATGGTGCGGGAAAATCGACTTTAATGAAGATATTAAGCGGTATTTATACACCGGATGCCGGTGAGATCTGGCTGGGCGGGCAGAAAATCGTTTTGCGCGGGCCCAAGGACTCGCAAAAAGCGGGGATCAGCATGATCCACCAGGAACTGAATCTGCTGCCTCATTTGACGGTAGCGGAAAATATTTTTATCCAATCTCTTCCGAAAAAAGGCGTTTCTTTAGATAAAAAACGGCTTTTTCGGGATACGCAGCGGCTGCTGGATGAACTTGGCTTCGACATCAATCCCAAGACGCTTGTCGGCGAGTTGACCGTTGGGGCGCAACAGATGGTTGAAATCGCGAAAGCATTATCGTTTCAAGCGAAAGTGATCATTATGGATGAACCGACGTCAGCGATTACGGAACAAGAAACAGCCAAACTGTTTGAGATTATCCGCTCGCTGAAGGCGAAAGGAATCGCAATCATCTACATCTCTCATCGTATGGAAGAAATTTACGAGATCTGCGACCGGGTTGTTGTCCTCCGCGATGGCTGCAATGCCGGTGGCGGATGGTCGAAAGAACTGAAACCCGAGCAGATTGTCAAAATGCTAGCCGGACGCGAAATGACACAGATCTACCCGAAGAGAAAGGGACAGCCCGGCCAAGAAGTCGTAATGGAAGTGCGCGGCTATACGCGGAAGGGATTTTTTGAAAACATCTCGTTCACCTTATACAAAGGGGAGATTCTGGGATTTTCGGGGCTGATGGGCTCGGGGCGAACGGAGCTGATGGAATCTATTTTTGGCGTAGAACCTGTCGAGGCTGGGGAATTATGGGTAAACGGCCAACAAGCCAACATCAGATCGACTCGCGATGCCATTGCCAAAGGACTGGCCTTTGTCCCGGAAGACCGCAGACAACATGGGATGATCGGCAATTTCACGGTCGCGCATAACGTCACCCTGGCGACGTTGAAAAATATTGCCGGTTTCCTGCAAAAAATTAATTTTAAACGCGAAAGCGAAATCGCGGACAAATATATTGCGCAGCTCCGCATTAAAACGCCTCATAGCGATGTGGTGATCGCCAATCTGAGCGGGGGAAATCAACAGAAAGTCATTCTTGCAAAATGGTTGGAGTCAAACCCAAGCATTCTCATCCTGGATGAACCGACGCGCGGGATCGATATCGGGGCCAAATCGGAAATCTACCATATGATCCAGGAACTGGCCGATCAAGGCACCTCCATTATCATGATTTCGTCGGAACTGCCGGAAGTCCTGGGGATCAGTGACCGGATTCTGGTCATGGCCAACGGGAAAATTACCGGTGAATTTAAAAGAGAGGAAGCAACGCCGGAGAAAATCATGCTTTGCGCTACGAAAGGGGTGTAA
- a CDS encoding ABC transporter permease, with translation MIRNNKVLIALLLLCLFFSVSSEQFLRLDNIMNIFLQSSIMGIVAIGMTFVIITAGIDLGVGSVVAVSGMFIAGMISSGMPIFVAILVGLLIGMLSGAINGFFITKFNIAPFIVTLGMMSAARSITLVYSDAQTISVYEDPFLQFLRIGEIAGIPVMILITIVMFFIAHYILSNTVFGRHVYAIGSNKKAAELSGINVKRIEMMVYIIAGTLAGLGGLMMTARLGSGTPLAGTNLELMAIAAVVIGGTSLSGGKGTVFGTLIGVLLINVLNTGMNLMNISSHYQGLIMGIVIILAALIDSLSNKKAN, from the coding sequence ATGATTCGCAATAATAAAGTGTTAATTGCCCTGCTGCTGCTTTGTCTGTTTTTCTCCGTTTCATCCGAACAATTTCTCAGGCTCGACAACATTATGAATATTTTTTTGCAAAGTTCCATTATGGGCATCGTCGCCATCGGCATGACCTTTGTGATTATCACAGCGGGCATTGACTTGGGCGTCGGATCTGTCGTGGCGGTCTCCGGAATGTTCATCGCGGGGATGATTTCGTCTGGCATGCCCATCTTTGTGGCGATCTTGGTGGGCCTGTTGATCGGAATGCTAAGCGGTGCAATCAATGGGTTTTTTATCACGAAATTCAATATTGCCCCGTTCATCGTCACGCTGGGCATGATGTCTGCGGCCCGTTCTATCACCTTGGTATACTCTGATGCCCAAACGATCTCGGTATATGAAGACCCGTTCCTGCAATTTCTGCGCATCGGGGAAATAGCGGGGATTCCCGTGATGATTCTCATTACCATCGTCATGTTTTTCATCGCTCACTACATCTTGTCCAACACCGTGTTTGGCCGCCATGTGTACGCGATTGGAAGCAATAAGAAAGCGGCTGAACTTTCCGGTATTAACGTAAAGCGAATCGAAATGATGGTTTACATTATTGCCGGCACCCTGGCCGGTTTGGGCGGTCTCATGATGACAGCAAGACTTGGTTCCGGTACGCCGCTGGCCGGAACGAACCTGGAGTTGATGGCAATTGCCGCTGTGGTGATCGGCGGGACCAGTTTGTCGGGTGGAAAGGGGACCGTTTTCGGCACCTTGATCGGGGTGCTGCTGATCAATGTGTTGAATACAGGCATGAATCTGATGAATATTTCTTCCCACTATCAAGGGTTAATTATGGGGATTGTGATTATTCTTGCTGCGCTGATCGATTCCTTGAGCAATAAAAAAGCCAATTAA
- the tkt gene encoding transketolase: protein MSVPSIEQLAINALRCLSIDMVESAHSGHPGMPMGAAPMAYELWVKHMKHNPKNPQWFDRDRFILSAGHGSALLYSLLHLSGYDLPLEELKKFRQWGSKTPGHPEYGHTVGVEATTGPLGQGISMAVGMAMAEAHLAATYNREGYEVINHFTYAICGDGDLMEGVAAEAASLAGHLGLGKLIVLYDSNDISLDGELSFAFSENVAKRFEAYGWQYIRVEDGNDTAAIGRAIKQAQSDRKRPSLIEIKTIIGYGSPHKSGTAAAHGSPLGRDETVLTKQNYGWTYEPFQIPEEVKDHFAQVKANGEKMEAEWNERFENYKQAYPQLAEQLELAMKGELPEDWDRDLPVFAADAPHMSTRESSGIALNAIAKNLPALFGGSADLASSNNTVLKGFDVFHKENYAGRNVWFGVREHAMGAALNGLSLHGGIRPYGGTFFVFSDYLRPAIRLAALMKQPVLYVFTHDSIAVGEDGPTHEPIEQLPSLRAMPGLIVLRPADANETMAAYRFALRQTEAPVALVLTRQKLPVLEGTAAKAREGLVKGAYVLSDSFNGGTPQVILIASGSEVSLAVNAQKHLEEKGIPARVVSMPSWELFEQQTAEYKNSVLPPEVKARIAIEMASPLGWERYTGDQGTIIGITTFGASAPGEHLMKEYGFTVDHVVEQATHLLKRS, encoded by the coding sequence ATGTCAGTACCGTCCATTGAACAGTTGGCCATCAACGCGCTCCGTTGTCTTTCCATTGATATGGTGGAAAGCGCACATTCAGGTCATCCCGGGATGCCGATGGGGGCGGCACCGATGGCCTACGAGTTATGGGTTAAGCATATGAAACACAATCCAAAGAATCCGCAGTGGTTTGACAGGGATCGGTTTATCCTATCTGCCGGACATGGTTCCGCTTTGCTGTACAGCTTGCTGCACTTATCCGGCTACGACCTTCCCCTGGAAGAGTTGAAAAAATTCCGCCAGTGGGGCAGCAAAACGCCGGGCCATCCTGAGTACGGCCACACGGTTGGCGTGGAAGCGACGACAGGTCCGTTGGGGCAAGGGATTTCCATGGCTGTGGGGATGGCAATGGCGGAAGCGCATTTGGCGGCGACATATAATAGGGAAGGTTATGAAGTGATTAATCACTTTACGTATGCCATTTGTGGTGACGGTGACCTGATGGAGGGTGTGGCGGCGGAAGCGGCTTCTTTGGCGGGCCACTTGGGATTGGGCAAGTTGATCGTCCTGTACGATTCCAATGACATTTCCCTGGACGGTGAATTGAGCTTCGCATTTTCCGAAAATGTGGCGAAGCGGTTCGAAGCATACGGCTGGCAATACATCCGCGTGGAAGACGGCAATGATACCGCAGCGATCGGCCGTGCGATCAAGCAAGCGCAAAGCGACCGTAAGCGGCCAAGCTTAATCGAGATCAAAACGATCATTGGCTACGGCAGTCCGCACAAGTCGGGCACAGCTGCTGCTCACGGTTCGCCGCTGGGCCGGGATGAAACGGTTTTGACCAAGCAAAATTATGGCTGGACTTATGAGCCGTTTCAGATTCCGGAGGAAGTGAAGGATCACTTTGCGCAAGTCAAAGCAAATGGGGAGAAGATGGAGGCGGAATGGAACGAACGCTTCGAAAACTATAAGCAAGCCTATCCCCAACTTGCTGAACAGCTTGAGTTAGCCATGAAGGGCGAGCTGCCGGAGGATTGGGACAGGGATCTGCCGGTCTTTGCGGCTGACGCCCCCCATATGTCGACCCGCGAATCCTCGGGGATAGCGTTAAACGCCATCGCTAAGAACCTTCCTGCCCTATTTGGAGGATCTGCGGATTTGGCCTCTTCCAATAACACGGTGTTAAAAGGATTTGACGTGTTTCATAAAGAGAACTATGCGGGAAGGAACGTCTGGTTTGGTGTTCGGGAACACGCAATGGGAGCGGCGTTGAACGGTCTTTCCCTGCACGGGGGCATACGTCCATATGGCGGCACATTCTTTGTCTTTTCCGACTATCTGCGACCTGCGATCCGACTAGCCGCGTTGATGAAGCAGCCGGTTCTTTATGTGTTCACACACGATAGTATTGCTGTCGGGGAAGACGGTCCCACACACGAACCGATTGAGCAGCTTCCTTCCCTGCGGGCAATGCCGGGGTTGATTGTGCTTCGTCCGGCAGATGCGAATGAAACCATGGCAGCGTATCGCTTTGCGCTCAGGCAGACAGAAGCCCCTGTTGCCTTGGTGCTCACTCGCCAGAAGCTTCCCGTTTTGGAAGGTACCGCGGCAAAGGCGCGCGAAGGACTGGTCAAAGGAGCTTATGTCCTTTCTGACTCGTTCAATGGAGGAACACCGCAAGTCATCTTGATTGCCTCCGGTTCCGAAGTGAGCCTCGCTGTGAACGCGCAAAAGCACCTGGAAGAAAAAGGGATTCCGGCGCGCGTCGTGAGCATGCCAAGTTGGGAGTTGTTTGAGCAGCAAACCGCGGAATACAAGAATTCGGTACTGCCGCCTGAAGTGAAAGCGCGCATAGCGATTGAAATGGCTTCCCCGCTTGGCTGGGAGCGTTATACTGGCGATCAGGGTACGATCATCGGCATTACCACTTTCGGCGCTTCCGCTCCTGGAGAACACCTCATGAAGGAATATGGATTTACCGTTGATCATGTCGTAGAACAGGCAACTCATTTACTGAAGCGGTCGTGA
- a CDS encoding dihydroxyacetone kinase subunit DhaK gives MSQKNHVMKKFINDPEKVVDDMLEGLLLAHSDQLKSVRSDNRALVRKDAPVKGKVAIATGGGSGHLPLFLGYVGKGLLDGVAVGDIFASPSSQQMLDVTRAIHGGEGVLYLYGNYGGDVMNFDMAAELADLEGIRVETVVATDDVASMPKGREQQRRGVAGMFYLYKLAAAKAEQGASLDEVKRIAEKANANVRTMGVALTPCILPAVGRPTFEIGEDEMEIGMGIHGEPGIQRGKIKSADEVANTLVTAILNDLPIEKGQDVSVLINGLGATPLEELYIVYRSVHQLLEAKGIHIYNRYIGEFATSLEMAGLSVSILRLDDELRELLDAPFSTPFRTQN, from the coding sequence ATGAGCCAAAAGAATCATGTGATGAAAAAATTTATTAACGATCCGGAAAAAGTCGTGGACGATATGTTGGAAGGGTTGCTGCTGGCGCATTCGGATCAATTGAAGAGCGTCAGGAGCGATAACCGTGCCCTGGTGAGAAAGGATGCCCCTGTTAAAGGAAAAGTAGCCATCGCTACAGGCGGCGGCTCCGGACATCTTCCCTTGTTTCTCGGTTATGTCGGAAAAGGACTGCTGGACGGCGTTGCGGTAGGCGATATTTTTGCTTCCCCAAGTTCCCAGCAAATGCTGGACGTTACTCGTGCGATTCATGGAGGGGAAGGAGTGTTATACCTCTATGGGAATTACGGCGGGGATGTCATGAATTTTGATATGGCCGCTGAGTTGGCCGATCTGGAAGGAATTCGCGTCGAGACGGTGGTGGCCACTGACGACGTGGCTTCGATGCCGAAAGGACGTGAGCAGCAGCGACGCGGAGTGGCGGGGATGTTTTACTTGTATAAGTTAGCGGCCGCAAAAGCAGAGCAAGGCGCAAGCCTGGATGAGGTAAAACGAATTGCGGAAAAAGCGAACGCGAACGTGCGGACTATGGGGGTTGCGCTTACGCCTTGCATCTTGCCGGCGGTTGGGCGGCCGACGTTTGAAATTGGCGAAGATGAGATGGAAATCGGGATGGGTATCCACGGGGAACCGGGGATCCAGCGCGGAAAGATTAAATCGGCTGATGAAGTAGCGAACACGTTGGTAACCGCGATACTGAATGATTTGCCGATCGAAAAAGGACAGGATGTTTCGGTCCTGATTAATGGTTTAGGGGCAACGCCGCTGGAAGAGTTGTATATTGTCTATCGCTCGGTTCATCAACTGCTCGAGGCGAAAGGAATCCACATTTATAACCGTTATATCGGAGAGTTTGCGACTTCTCTGGAAATGGCCGGCCTTTCCGTTTCCATTTTGCGGCTTGACGATGAACTGCGCGAGCTGCTTGACGCTCCGTTCAGCACTCCCTTCCGTACCCAGAATTAA
- the fsa gene encoding fructose-6-phosphate aldolase, with translation MKFFLDTANLAQIERIVRLGLVDGVTTNPSIIAKEGRPFKELIQEICKIVKGPVSAEVVGLTVDEMLKEAYEIASWAENVVIKLPMTENGLEATHRLSQEGIKTNVTLIFTAVQGLMAAKAGATYISPFVGRLDDIGANGMDLIRNLKSMLHNYNFSTEIIVASVRSIQHVEQAAIAGADIATIPGALLPSLWKHPLTDKGIEQFLIDWVNVPA, from the coding sequence ATGAAATTTTTTCTCGATACCGCAAATCTTGCCCAGATTGAACGAATCGTTCGGTTAGGATTGGTAGATGGTGTGACGACGAATCCCTCCATCATCGCCAAAGAGGGGCGTCCATTTAAAGAATTGATCCAAGAAATCTGCAAGATCGTAAAAGGGCCGGTGAGTGCGGAGGTCGTTGGCTTAACCGTCGATGAAATGCTAAAGGAAGCCTATGAGATAGCCAGTTGGGCAGAGAATGTGGTCATAAAACTGCCCATGACGGAAAACGGGTTGGAAGCGACCCACCGTCTCAGCCAGGAAGGAATCAAAACGAATGTTACGCTGATTTTTACCGCTGTTCAAGGATTGATGGCAGCGAAGGCGGGAGCAACTTACATTAGTCCGTTTGTCGGCAGATTAGACGATATCGGTGCCAATGGAATGGACTTGATCCGAAACCTGAAAAGCATGTTACACAACTATAACTTTAGCACGGAGATCATTGTTGCCAGCGTCCGCAGCATTCAACATGTCGAACAGGCGGCAATTGCAGGCGCCGATATTGCCACGATACCTGGGGCCTTGCTGCCCAGTCTCTGGAAACATCCCTTAACGGATAAAGGGATCGAACAATTCTTAATCGATTGGGTAAACGTTCCCGCATGA
- the dhaL gene encoding dihydroxyacetone kinase subunit DhaL produces MKETLNLHDVKNILNEISRIMDENKDYLCKLDGALGDGDIGLTMSKGFRAIIENLPNIPDENIGVVLMRSAIVMGETVASTMGTLMASALIRGGKVSQGKTELTVEDLHTVVKAMVQALEERGKAKVGDKTILDAFVPAMDAIEAANKAGKSLKEAINQAYEAAEDGAKRTIEMQSRHGRAARYLERSIGHQDPGATVAALFFKGFSNYINSVTSQ; encoded by the coding sequence GTGAAGGAAACGCTTAATTTACATGATGTAAAAAATATTTTGAATGAGATCAGCCGGATTATGGATGAAAACAAGGATTATCTGTGCAAGCTTGATGGAGCGCTAGGAGACGGCGATATTGGATTGACGATGTCGAAAGGCTTTCGCGCCATCATCGAGAACTTGCCCAATATTCCCGATGAGAATATCGGCGTGGTGTTGATGAGAAGCGCGATTGTGATGGGAGAAACGGTAGCTTCCACGATGGGCACCTTGATGGCCTCTGCCCTCATTCGCGGAGGCAAGGTTTCGCAAGGAAAGACGGAATTAACGGTTGAAGATTTGCACACCGTTGTCAAGGCGATGGTTCAAGCTTTAGAGGAACGCGGGAAAGCCAAAGTTGGCGACAAAACGATTTTGGATGCGTTTGTTCCCGCGATGGATGCCATCGAAGCGGCAAACAAAGCAGGAAAATCGTTGAAGGAAGCCATTAATCAGGCATATGAAGCGGCGGAAGACGGTGCAAAGCGCACGATTGAGATGCAATCCAGACACGGTCGAGCGGCTCGCTATCTGGAACGCTCGATTGGGCACCAGGATCCGGGGGCTACGGTCGCGGCACTCTTTTTTAAAGGCTTTTCCAACTATATTAATTCCGTAACTTCCCAGTAA